GGTGCCCAGCAGATGCTGAAAAAAAATGCGCTGATCCGGCAGCTTGCTGCGGTTGAAACCCTGGGCAGCGTGACCGTGATCTGTTCGGATAAAACAGGGACATTGACCCAGAATAAAATGTCTGTGACTCAAGTGGTGCTGCCGGATCGCCGGGTGACTTTTGACCCGGCAGTGGTCGGACACACACAGGATATCGATCTTTCTTTGCTGCTGCTGACAGGAATGCTGTGCAACGATGCAGTGATAAACGATGGCAATGGGCATGATATTTTAGGGGATCCCACCGAAGGGGCGCTGGTGATTGCCGCCCGTCAGGCAGGACTGGTCCAGACCGATCTTAATACACTTTTGCCGCGTGTACGAGAATTGCCCTTTGACTCGGAACGCAAACGCATGTCCACGGTTCATGCCATGCCAGTTTCTTTTGATAAGGCTTCTGCCTATCCCGTTTCTGCTTTATCCGAACAGGACGGACATACCGACCATATCCTGTTGACCAAGGGAGCCGCAGACGGATTGATCGATGGTTGCGGCCGCATCCTGATAAACGGGAAGATCGAGCTTCTCGATGACAAACAAAAAAATGCAATTCTGGCTGAAAATACCGCCATGGCTGAAAACGGTATCCGGGTGCTGGGGCTGGCATATCGGTTTGTTGATGAGGATGAACTGGACCGGCCAAAGCGTTATGAACAGAACCTTGTTTATCTGGGTCTGGCCGGCATGATCGATCCGGTACGTCCTGAAGCCGTAGAGGCGGTGCGGCTTTGTAAACAGGCAGGCATCCGGCCCGTGATGATTACCGGAGACCACCCCCTGACGGCTGTCGCCATTGCACGACAATTGGGCCTTACGGATACAGACACATTCCTGACGGGCCAGGATCTGGAAAAGATGACTGAAGAAGAGCTGGCTGCCAGGATTCCGGAAATCTCGGTTTTTGCCCGGGTTTCACCCAGTCATAAAATGGTTATCATCGATGTGTTGCAAGAACATCACGAGATCGTTTCCATGACCGGGGACGGCGTCAATGATGCGCCGGCCCTGAAATCAGCTGATATCGGTGTGGCAATGGGGATTACCGGTACCGACGTAAGCAAAGAAGCTTCCGACATGATTCTTCTGGATGATAATTTTGCCACCATTGTTGCCGCCGTTAAAGAAGGGCGCCGTATCTATGATAATATCCGTAAATTTGTCAGATATATTCTCACGGGAAACACGGGCGAAATCGTTGTGATGCTTACCGGGCCGCTGCTCGGCATGCCGCTTCCTCTGCTTCCGATTCAGATTTTATGGATCAACCTGGTGACCGACGGCATACCTGCCATCGCCCTTGGATATGAAGAGCCTGAGCAGAAAATTATGGATCGCCCGCCGCTTGACCCGAAAGAAGGGATCTTTGCACGGGGCTTAGGATGGCAGATTATTATGATGGGGGTGATCGTGGGCCTGATTTCAGTGGGAGCCGGATACGGGTTCTGGAATAATGGCACCGGTTCGCCGGCCTGGCAGACCATGGTTTTTACTATGTTGACTTTCTGTCAGATGGCCTATGCACTGTGCGTTCGTAAACAGCATCAATCGTTGTTTTCCTATTCCTGGTTCAGCAATCCCATGCTTTTAGCCGCCGTGGGAGTTACGTTGATTTTGCAGATGATTATCATCTATGTTCCCTTTTTCAACCTGGTTTTCCGCACATTCCCTCTGCGGTGGGAAGAGCTTGCCGTTTGTACCGCCGGAGCGGTAGCAATAATACTCATAACCGAGATTAAAAAACTTTTTTTGCGCAAAAACCA
The window above is part of the Desulfotignum phosphitoxidans DSM 13687 genome. Proteins encoded here:
- a CDS encoding cation-translocating P-type ATPase is translated as MQEPHILTAENVLKHHATIAGQGLSGAEAAQRLDTHGPNELVEKGRKSAWRILLAQVKEVMILILLAAVFISAALQEYIDAIVIFIIVVLNTLLGFWQEFKAENAMAALKKMTVPNVRVLRDGSEQQISAKDLVPGDILLIESGNVVPADARLIEAVNLKVQEAALTGESESVDKHSHRLEGDDYALADRKNMIYMGTVVTYGRGYAVVTNTGMHTELGKIATLLHGVEDEKTPLQRRLARLGRSLAMAAVVLIFVVAGLMYMQGAGWKMMFMTAISMAVAAIPEGLPAVVTIALALGAQQMLKKNALIRQLAAVETLGSVTVICSDKTGTLTQNKMSVTQVVLPDRRVTFDPAVVGHTQDIDLSLLLLTGMLCNDAVINDGNGHDILGDPTEGALVIAARQAGLVQTDLNTLLPRVRELPFDSERKRMSTVHAMPVSFDKASAYPVSALSEQDGHTDHILLTKGAADGLIDGCGRILINGKIELLDDKQKNAILAENTAMAENGIRVLGLAYRFVDEDELDRPKRYEQNLVYLGLAGMIDPVRPEAVEAVRLCKQAGIRPVMITGDHPLTAVAIARQLGLTDTDTFLTGQDLEKMTEEELAARIPEISVFARVSPSHKMVIIDVLQEHHEIVSMTGDGVNDAPALKSADIGVAMGITGTDVSKEASDMILLDDNFATIVAAVKEGRRIYDNIRKFVRYILTGNTGEIVVMLTGPLLGMPLPLLPIQILWINLVTDGIPAIALGYEEPEQKIMDRPPLDPKEGIFARGLGWQIIMMGVIVGLISVGAGYGFWNNGTGSPAWQTMVFTMLTFCQMAYALCVRKQHQSLFSYSWFSNPMLLAAVGVTLILQMIIIYVPFFNLVFRTFPLRWEELAVCTAGAVAIILITEIKKLFLRKNQNFVTV